ACGCAATAGTTAATTGTGCAGGAACTATCACTTATGTCTGGTCAACGGTAGATCAATGCAACCGGCCAATTACCCATACCCAGATTTTGACTGTATTGCCACCCCCTGTTGCAACTTTTACAAACCCGCCGGCAAGTGCAACTATCAATTGTCCGGATATTCCACCGGCAGGTGCATTACCTCAGTTAAGTTACAGTAACGGACAAACCGGAAACTGTGAGATTGCAGGAGACCTTATTCCCACCAGAACGGATAATATTGTGGATTGTGCGGGGACTATTACTTATGTTTGGACAACTATCGATCAATGCAACAGAACATTAACACATACACAAGTATTAACTGTACTGCCTCCACCAGTTGCAACTTTCACAAATCCACCTGCAAGTGCAACTATTAATTGTCCGGATATTCCACCGGCAGGTACTTTGCCGCCATTGAGTTATACCAACGGACAAACCGGAAGTTGTGAAATAAGTGGATCATTAACCCCAACCAGGACAGACAATATTGTGGATTGTGCCGGAACTATAACTTTTCTTTGGGAAACGATAGATCAATGCAACAGAACATTATCACATACACAGGTACTTACAGTATTGCCTCCGCCGGTAGCTGTATTAAGTGCTATGCCTCCGAGTGGAAATATCAATTGCGATCAGATTCCTCCTGCGGGAGAACTTCCTCCATTGACTTATACAAATGGTCAAAGTGGTAGTTGCGAGATTAGCGGAACTCTTATACCAACCAGAACTGACAATGTGGTCAACTGTCAGGGAACTATTACTTTTCTCTGGCAGACTACAGATCAGTGTAACAGGCCTATTGAGCATACACAGGTTTTAACAGTTATACCTCCACCAGTTGCAACATATGTTAATCCTCCTGCAAGTGCTACTATAACATGCACCAATTTGCCTCCGGACGGTGTTTTACCACCTTTGAATTATACAAATGGTCAGACAGGCGTTTGCGAAATTAGCGGCACAGTTATACCTACCCGAACGGATAATATTACCAACTGTCAGGGAACTATTACATTTACCTGGCAAACCACAGATCAATGTAACAGATCTATTTCACATACCCAGACTTTAACTGTACAGCCACCCCCTGATGCAAATTATGTAAATCCACCGGCAAGTGCTACCGTTCCTTGTGATCAGGCGCCGCCGCCGGGTATATTGCCGCCATTGGATTATACCAACGGAGGAGTAGGAGAGTGTCTTGTAGAAGGAACTGTTATACCAACCCGGGTTGACAATATCGTCAATTGCGCAGGAACAATTACCTTAACATGGAGTGGGACAGACAGATGTGGAAGAAATATTTCTCATATCCAGATAATTACTGTTCAACCTCCGCCTGTAGCTACATTTGTGAATCCGCCGGTTTATTCTACGCCTATTAGTTGTTCTGATGCAGAAGCATTTACAGCCCCGGATGTCAATTATTCCAATAACAATGTGGCATGTCCAATTTCAGGTGTTTTAACCCCGGTGGTTCAAAAAAATTACAACTCTTGTGGGGGTAATATTCAGATTACCTGGTCAGGGACAGACGCTTGTAACAGACCATTGTCGTACAATCAGGTGATTGTTGTTCAAAAAGCTGCTCCACCTGTATTTACAGGAAACCTTCCGCAGGATGTTACTGTTTCATGTCAGGATATCAGTAGTTTTAATATACCGTTGAATTATAGTAATGCAGGTTCCGGTCTTTGTCTTCTGACAGGAAGTATAACTCCCACTATTAATCAGAATCAAAATTTATGCGGGGGAGTGGCTACTCTGACATGGGCTTACTCTGATGCCTGTAATAATGTTTTAAATCATGTTCAGCAAATAACTGTCGATCCTGCTCCACAAGCATCTTTCGTAAATCCTCCACCATCATCTGTTACAATTTCGTGTGATCAGGTTACCAATCAGCCACCACCATTATCTTATACAAACGGGCTTGCAGGATTTTGTGCTATTGCCGGTTCAGTACCGGGCATCTCAAGCGGGTCTTATAATAGTTGCGGAGGCAATCTCCAATACACATGGCAATTTACAGATGCCTGCGGAAGATCTATTGTTTACAACCAGAATATTACCGTCACACCTGCAACAAATCCTTTTTTCCTGACATCTCCACCGGATATCGATTTGCCTTGCGGACAGACTACATATACACCGCCAAATCTGAATTATGCGAATGGATTGGCTGGCATATGCGCAATATCCGGTTCAGTAACACCTACTTTTACAGATTTCGGGACTTTCAGAGTCTATACCTGGTCATATACAAATCCATGTAATAATGTCACAATCACTGAAGATCAGACTGTTACATTCAGCTCAACACCTGACATATTCATTAGTCCAAACAATGCTGAAGTTTGTGCCGGACAAAGTTATAATCTCAATCAGATCATTGTAACTAATAATGGAGGAGGAGCTGTAAATATAACATATCACTCGGCTACTCCCGCCGGCTCGTCCAATATCATAGCATCGAGCACCGTTTCTCCTTTGGTTACAACTACGTATTATATTTTAGCAACCAACAGTTTTGGTTGTACGGATGAAGCGCCATTTACGCTTACTGTGATTCCGAATGCAAATTCCGGTACACCGGTAGATGGAATAAAATGTATAGATGGATCTGCTGTAAATCTTTGGGATTTTCTGTCAGGACCTTATAACACAAATGGTTTTTGGACAGATGTTAATGGTACGGGTGTGAATCTTTCCAATCCGGCAGCAGTATTTTTTATTGGATTGCCACCCGGATTATATCCATTTGACTATACTGTCTCTTCCGGAAATCCACTTTGTCCACCGGCTACAACAAGAATATTTATTCAATTTGTCAATCCGGGCACTTATGACATTACGGATGTTGAGTGTAACGCAAGTTTTACAGATTATACTGTATTTTTTACCACAAATGGTGTAACAGTTACAAGTAGTGCGGGAAATGTAGTCGTTGTCAGTGCAGGCATGGTTGAAATCAGAAATATTCCGATTTCTCAGACTGTCCTGATCACATTAACTACAACAGGTACTGATTGTGCCCCGCAGGTCATTGCTATCAGTCCGCCGGACTGCAGTTGTCCTTCTATACCAGCACCTTTATCATCGGGCTCGCCTAAAGTATGTTTTGGCAATCCTAATCCAACTTTAAATGTGACGGTTGGTGGTGGCCTGAGTGCAAGTTGGTTTGCTGCATCATCAGGAGGAACAGCTATTCAGACAAATTCATTATCGTATGTTCCGACAGTGACAGCACCCGGCATTTATAGTTTCTGGGTAGAATCAGTAGATGCCGTGACAGCTTGTAAAAGTTCTACGAGGACTCAGGTACAGTTTGAAATTGTAGCAAATCCGACAGCAATGAATGCCACTTTGAATAAATGTGATGACAATACGGACGGTTTTGTTCTGTTTAATCTGACAAATGCTAATTCCTTAATCACAGGTTCAGGTAACACGGTTGCATTTTATGTTTCTCTCTCAGATGCACAAAATGAGACAAATCCACTGCCGGTAATGTATGTAAATACCACAGCAATTTCACAGGTTATTTATGCTCTGGTAAAAAACAGCAACAACTGTGAAACAATCGTAGAATTAACTTTAAACGTATTTCCTCTTCCGGATGTAAGTATCACTGTTACAAATGAAGTTTGCCTCGGAAATCAGGATGGTACTATTACAATTGTTGTAAATAACGGATCCGGGCCTTTTGAATATAGTTTGGATAATATAATCTGGACTACTGATCCTGTATTTGAAGATTTACAAGCCAAAACCTACATGGTATATGTTCGGAATGCCAATCAGTGTGTATCTGTGACACCAGTTGTTGTTACACCTGGTCAAAGATTGGATATCGGTGGATTTTCAGCAGTTTGTTCAAATAATGGCACACCCAGTGATGGTTCTGATGACTTTTACACAATCAATTTTAATATTACAAATACCACGAATGCTTCAAATTCTTTTGAAGTCACTTATGATGGTAATCTGATTGGGACATTTAATTATGGTGTACCATCCAGTTTTACTTTGCCGGCAAATTCCGGTACAGGGACAGTGATGTTTACAGATCCTGTTACAGGTTGTTTTGCTTCCCGGGATATTGGTCCATTGAACAGTTGTTCAACAGATTGTTTGATAACTATCAGTTCTTTGACATCTGTATGTTCCGATAATGGAACTGAATCACTGAGCACTGATGATTTTTACACAATAACTTTGACTACTTCTGTTTTTAATGGTGGTAGTGATAACATGTTTGATCTTTTTGTAAACAATGTATTAATCTCGACGCATGTCTACGGACAGCAGATAACTTTCAATCTGCCCGCAAACGGGATGACACCAATTATAAGACTAAGAGATCGGCAGAATATTTTATGTGAAACTTTGGTTGATGTGCCGGCTCTGATTCCATGCTCCAGTGCATGTGCCATAACAGCTACAACTAATAATGTACTCTGCAATGACAATGGTACAATTAATGATCCGGCTGATGATACTTTTACATTTACCATCAGAGTGAATGGGTTTAACTTGTCTCCTTCTTGGGGGATAGAAGGACAGGCACAGGATAGATTATACAATACCAATATTACTTTAGGGCCATTCCCTGTTTCAGGTGGGAATGTATCGCTCAATATTACAGATAGTGCAGACAGTCAATGCCGCACTGCCGTAAATGTAACCGCTCCGCCGGCTTGCAGTGAACCATGTGTTCTGGAACTTACCGGATTGGTGACAGGAGCATGTAATAATGCAGGAACCGGAAATACAGAAGCAGATGATGTGTATTCAATAGATTTCAGAATAAATGTGTTGGGTGGTTCTGCAAGCATCTACAAGGTCAGTGACGGTGTCAGAGAGTGGGGACCTTTTATTTATGGAACACCTGTAACTATTACTGATCTTCCGGCAAACGGGCAGAATATCATTTTAAATGTAATCGATCAATCCAATCCGGGATGTAATTTTAACTTTACAGTACGTCAGGATCCTTGTTCGCAATGTACCCAGACTGTAAATGCCGGTCCGGACATCGAATTAAGTTGTCTGGTTAATACTGCAAATTTGATGGGCACAAGTAGTGTTCCGGGAGTAATATACCAATGGACAGGACCCAATAATTTCAACAGAATTGGCCAGAATGCACAAACAGCGACTCCGGGTACATACTATTTCAGAGTTACATTCGCAGATCAGTGTGTTGCCACTGATAGTATGAGAGTAACCATCGATGCCAATCTTCCGGTAGCCAATGCGGGCCCTGACATGACAATCAATTGTCTGGTAAGTACAGTAATGTTAACAGGAAGTGGAAATGTCAATGCATCCAACGCTGAATATATCTGGACAGATGCATCCGGTGCAGTTATAGGGACTAATCAGACTCTTTCAGTGACCATTCCCGGAACTTATTTTTTCCAGGTAGTAAATACTAATAATAACTGTATTTCCGGTAAAGATGAAGTAATAGTTTCAGATGACACCGCTTTGCCTACTGCAGTGATTTTTGCTGATCCGGGTAATTTATTGGATTGTGTAATTTCCAGTATAGTATTGTCAGGCCAACCACAAGAAGACGTTTATTATAACTGGCTTTTTGGAGAAGATAGTTATACAAGAGTATCTTCCATCACCGTAAACGAGGAAGGATTGGTGACTATGACTGCCATTGATTCTATATCCGGATGTTCTGCTTTCAGCCAATTACAGATTGTAGATTTACAGGATTATCCGATTTTATTAGTCGAACCTGCTGCTCCCATTACCTGTGATAATAATGAAACGGTTATTAATGCTTCTAATTCACCATTAGGCCCCAATCTGGTATTTTCATGGTTTGATGCAAATAATAATCTGATTGCGGGTGCAACAGGCAGTACCCTGACCGTCAATATTCCGGGAAGATATTATGTGATGCTTACAGACACAACAAATAAATGTCGTAATATTGATTCTGTGTTGGTTGAAAGTATAGGAGCGTTTCCTGAATTTACGAATACAAATGATGTGAATTTATTTTGTGGAAATACACAAACAACCTTGGAAATTAATATCACAAATGCAGTGCCCAATACGCAGATATCATGGACATCCGTCGGAGGGAATATTATTTCCGGTAATGGCACTCCAAGAATAACTGTGGAAGGATCAGGAGTTTATTCAGTTGATGTGTTATTCACTGATTCAGGATGCAGATCCACCCGTGAAATTCGAGTCAATGTTGATTCTC
The genomic region above belongs to Saprospiraceae bacterium and contains:
- a CDS encoding gliding motility-associated C-terminal domain-containing protein, with the translated sequence MRYFIIVLLLIFHLQVDAQLGGCTGPGLPSCQCATASVLCDIQALNGVTYQMSSYSHPADGPNPMCPGQLGVTSSQNPTWYAFPAWCSNLTLRITYTGCTFAGGSRGLQAAVYSNCSNLPGSIVAGGCATQLSGCGIAAGVRNLDLTGLNIGSTYYLLVDGCGGSACLVTIEITSPPCPQQISPIPSDPVGPTTVCVNQPVNYTGVLPTGASIYYWTVTPGLTDGVLLNENPFTHTFTSPGQYEVCFDVANDCQNPGSEPPPRCITVNAYAPNAGTLMASPNPVCPGGTINYSVSGQTPEFSQYLVISNAAGQIVKVDVGTSGSFSHPECANFTLHSFNFQPGTIPVPVVGNNISSVACSTPSNCCATTTLSLNFQDNQAPVFTNAPPNATYNCYLNVPVMADLAWTDNCVPPGTVMGTEVNNITDNCIGGTITRTWTVTDGCGNAATHVQTITVQPIPVAQFDGPASATIPCSQIPPAGTLPPLLYDNNLAGDCSIMGSIEPTRVDMLVNCTGTITYTWQTTDICGRIIMHVQVLTVEPPTEATFQNAPPSANIACQDVPPPGLLPPLTFTNGEMGGCLITGTVIPTREDNIVLCSGTITYTWQATDPCGRLIFHEQILNVQPPAEATIQNPPASATIPCTAIPAAGVLPPLDYTNGLTGSCLISGTLIPTRNDAIVNCAGTITYTWQTTDICNRSIFHQQVLTVQPPPAATITNPPVNATINCPDIPPVGTLPPLSYTNGLTGSCGVNGTLIPTRTDAIVNCAGTITYVWSTVDQCNRPITHTQILTVLPPPVATFTNPPASATINCPDIPPAGALPQLSYSNGQTGNCEIAGDLIPTRTDNIVDCAGTITYVWTTIDQCNRTLTHTQVLTVLPPPVATFTNPPASATINCPDIPPAGTLPPLSYTNGQTGSCEISGSLTPTRTDNIVDCAGTITFLWETIDQCNRTLSHTQVLTVLPPPVAVLSAMPPSGNINCDQIPPAGELPPLTYTNGQSGSCEISGTLIPTRTDNVVNCQGTITFLWQTTDQCNRPIEHTQVLTVIPPPVATYVNPPASATITCTNLPPDGVLPPLNYTNGQTGVCEISGTVIPTRTDNITNCQGTITFTWQTTDQCNRSISHTQTLTVQPPPDANYVNPPASATVPCDQAPPPGILPPLDYTNGGVGECLVEGTVIPTRVDNIVNCAGTITLTWSGTDRCGRNISHIQIITVQPPPVATFVNPPVYSTPISCSDAEAFTAPDVNYSNNNVACPISGVLTPVVQKNYNSCGGNIQITWSGTDACNRPLSYNQVIVVQKAAPPVFTGNLPQDVTVSCQDISSFNIPLNYSNAGSGLCLLTGSITPTINQNQNLCGGVATLTWAYSDACNNVLNHVQQITVDPAPQASFVNPPPSSVTISCDQVTNQPPPLSYTNGLAGFCAIAGSVPGISSGSYNSCGGNLQYTWQFTDACGRSIVYNQNITVTPATNPFFLTSPPDIDLPCGQTTYTPPNLNYANGLAGICAISGSVTPTFTDFGTFRVYTWSYTNPCNNVTITEDQTVTFSSTPDIFISPNNAEVCAGQSYNLNQIIVTNNGGGAVNITYHSATPAGSSNIIASSTVSPLVTTTYYILATNSFGCTDEAPFTLTVIPNANSGTPVDGIKCIDGSAVNLWDFLSGPYNTNGFWTDVNGTGVNLSNPAAVFFIGLPPGLYPFDYTVSSGNPLCPPATTRIFIQFVNPGTYDITDVECNASFTDYTVFFTTNGVTVTSSAGNVVVVSAGMVEIRNIPISQTVLITLTTTGTDCAPQVIAISPPDCSCPSIPAPLSSGSPKVCFGNPNPTLNVTVGGGLSASWFAASSGGTAIQTNSLSYVPTVTAPGIYSFWVESVDAVTACKSSTRTQVQFEIVANPTAMNATLNKCDDNTDGFVLFNLTNANSLITGSGNTVAFYVSLSDAQNETNPLPVMYVNTTAISQVIYALVKNSNNCETIVELTLNVFPLPDVSITVTNEVCLGNQDGTITIVVNNGSGPFEYSLDNIIWTTDPVFEDLQAKTYMVYVRNANQCVSVTPVVVTPGQRLDIGGFSAVCSNNGTPSDGSDDFYTINFNITNTTNASNSFEVTYDGNLIGTFNYGVPSSFTLPANSGTGTVMFTDPVTGCFASRDIGPLNSCSTDCLITISSLTSVCSDNGTESLSTDDFYTITLTTSVFNGGSDNMFDLFVNNVLISTHVYGQQITFNLPANGMTPIIRLRDRQNILCETLVDVPALIPCSSACAITATTNNVLCNDNGTINDPADDTFTFTIRVNGFNLSPSWGIEGQAQDRLYNTNITLGPFPVSGGNVSLNITDSADSQCRTAVNVTAPPACSEPCVLELTGLVTGACNNAGTGNTEADDVYSIDFRINVLGGSASIYKVSDGVREWGPFIYGTPVTITDLPANGQNIILNVIDQSNPGCNFNFTVRQDPCSQCTQTVNAGPDIELSCLVNTANLMGTSSVPGVIYQWTGPNNFNRIGQNAQTATPGTYYFRVTFADQCVATDSMRVTIDANLPVANAGPDMTINCLVSTVMLTGSGNVNASNAEYIWTDASGAVIGTNQTLSVTIPGTYFFQVVNTNNNCISGKDEVIVSDDTALPTAVIFADPGNLLDCVISSIVLSGQPQEDVYYNWLFGEDSYTRVSSITVNEEGLVTMTAIDSISGCSAFSQLQIVDLQDYPILLVEPAAPITCDNNETVINASNSPLGPNLVFSWFDANNNLIAGATGSTLTVNIPGRYYVMLTDTTNKCRNIDSVLVESIGAFPEFTNTNDVNLFCGNTQTTLEINITNAVPNTQISWTSVGGNIISGNGTPRITVEGSGVYSVDVLFTDSGCRSTREIRVNVDSQFPESITAATDDESCAGERDAAIRILSVVGGTPPLTYRLNNQTYTDVSNISSLSPGNYTLIVTDSNGCSLSSSFVLQAGNNLDLNLNSFIEIRRGDSTTFEVKTSLPLDQIASVKWNPSDDLSCDTCLTTLFTGLKDAEYTVVVTDINGCESTASIRVVVKGITIITTPSIFNPAGTTNKYFTVYGNNNVELIEKMRIYDRWGNLIFSQDNFLPNIPELGWDGKYKGTEVQPGVFVFLIEYRTPTGLEIHSGDVTIIR